A single genomic interval of Chloroflexota bacterium harbors:
- the amrS gene encoding AmmeMemoRadiSam system radical SAM enzyme, translated as MYYAGLSGDLRCEVCHGNALPSKVLYCHISHAKRYVKCLLCPRGCVISEGHRGDCRVRENRGGKLYTMVFGNPCAMAIDPIEKKPFYHFLPASAAFSIATAGCNLHCLYCQNYDISQVPPEQTENYDLPPEKVVAAALGYGCPVIAYTYSEPTVFYEYTLATARLARKAGIRNVVVSAGYMNPDPLRELCGAVDAIKIDFKGFSDDFYKNVCSATLQPVLDGMKLIRDSGIHLEIVTLVVPGMNDSEENLRDMARWIIDNLGPDVPTHFSRFFPRYKLTNLPATPAATVERARAIALEEGIHYAYTGNLPGSPGDHTYCARCGKILIQRLGFQVMENNIVDGKCRYCGQPIPGVWQ; from the coding sequence ATGTATTATGCTGGCCTGAGCGGCGATTTACGTTGCGAAGTCTGCCATGGAAATGCCCTACCGTCTAAGGTGCTCTATTGCCACATTTCCCACGCGAAACGCTATGTTAAATGCCTGCTTTGTCCGAGGGGGTGCGTGATTTCAGAAGGACATCGAGGCGATTGCCGGGTACGCGAGAATCGAGGCGGCAAACTGTACACGATGGTTTTCGGTAATCCTTGTGCGATGGCGATTGACCCCATTGAAAAGAAACCCTTCTATCATTTCCTACCCGCAAGTGCCGCTTTCTCTATTGCCACGGCGGGATGTAACTTGCACTGCCTCTATTGCCAGAACTATGACATCTCGCAAGTGCCACCGGAGCAGACAGAGAATTACGATCTGCCCCCAGAGAAAGTGGTGGCCGCCGCTTTAGGCTACGGTTGTCCTGTCATTGCTTACACCTATTCGGAACCAACGGTATTCTATGAATACACGCTGGCGACGGCAAGGCTTGCACGAAAAGCGGGCATCCGTAATGTGGTCGTCAGCGCTGGGTATATGAACCCTGACCCACTGCGGGAACTCTGTGGTGCGGTGGATGCGATCAAGATCGATTTCAAAGGTTTCAGCGATGATTTTTACAAAAACGTGTGCTCGGCGACTTTACAACCCGTGTTGGATGGGATGAAACTCATCCGCGATTCCGGAATTCACCTGGAAATTGTTACTCTGGTCGTACCCGGCATGAACGACTCTGAGGAAAACCTGCGTGATATGGCGCGCTGGATTATAGATAACTTAGGGCCAGACGTGCCCACCCATTTCTCTCGTTTTTTCCCTCGCTACAAACTCACTAACCTCCCAGCCACCCCCGCCGCGACAGTTGAGCGGGCACGAGCCATCGCCTTAGAAGAGGGCATCCACTACGCTTACACCGGAAACTTGCCCGGAAGCCCAGGGGATCACACCTATTGCGCACGCTGTGGTAAGATTCTGATCCAGCGTTTAGGCTTTCAGGTGATGGAAAACAACATAGTGGACGGCAAATGCCGCTATTGTGGCCAGCCGATACCTGGAGTGTGGCAATGA
- a CDS encoding cytochrome c biogenesis protein ResB gives MGRIRFFYLRCLGLLSSSKLAFPLLVALTIGAIIGTLFPQRPSVRDETLLSLWQDAVSARYGGYTRIFDAFHSAWFLGLVAALIVNIIVCTTTRLRSIWRALTRTSMEITDALLTHCEARFSFTARDPDSAVKIIARNLKQAGFRVLYQEQGKGTHIYAERHGWARLGTILVHGPIILIVLAATWGQVKGWRIEALALPPGVETPVERAGFQLRGESFEIIPYPDGSARDFRAQVAVLEAGRVVQSSTIRINEPLSYHGVGIYLVSFDEDETGCLYPIAMAVYDPSYPFVISGALCFVIGAMLRFYLPVRRVWCRVGRDGVVEIGADAKYWLKKWADELRPAIGG, from the coding sequence ATGGGGCGGATTAGGTTCTTTTACCTGCGTTGCCTGGGGCTGTTGAGCTCAAGCAAACTGGCCTTTCCACTACTGGTTGCTCTGACGATCGGTGCGATCATAGGAACACTCTTTCCCCAACGACCGTCCGTGAGGGATGAAACGCTCTTGAGTCTCTGGCAGGATGCAGTGAGTGCCAGGTACGGCGGCTATACCAGGATCTTCGATGCCTTTCACTCCGCATGGTTTTTGGGTTTGGTTGCTGCACTCATAGTAAACATAATAGTATGTACCACCACCCGGCTTCGCTCTATCTGGCGTGCGCTGACCCGCACTAGCATGGAGATCACCGATGCACTGCTGACGCACTGTGAGGCTCGTTTCAGTTTCACTGCCAGGGACCCGGACTCCGCTGTTAAGATAATCGCGCGCAATCTTAAACAGGCAGGCTTCCGTGTGCTATATCAGGAACAGGGTAAAGGAACGCACATCTATGCCGAGCGACATGGCTGGGCCCGACTAGGCACTATCCTCGTCCATGGCCCCATTATCCTCATCGTGCTGGCTGCCACTTGGGGCCAAGTGAAGGGTTGGCGGATAGAGGCATTGGCTCTACCACCGGGCGTTGAAACCCCAGTAGAGCGAGCGGGTTTCCAACTGCGAGGAGAGAGTTTCGAAATCATACCCTATCCCGATGGCAGTGCCCGGGATTTCCGCGCCCAGGTTGCCGTATTAGAAGCGGGCCGAGTTGTCCAATCCAGCACCATTCGTATCAACGAACCCCTCTCGTACCACGGTGTTGGAATCTATCTCGTCAGTTTCGATGAGGACGAAACGGGATGCCTTTATCCCATAGCGATGGCCGTCTACGATCCGAGTTACCCGTTTGTGATATCCGGCGCATTGTGCTTTGTAATCGGTGCCATGCTTCGTTTCTACCTCCCTGTGCGCCGGGTCTGGTGCCGCGTGGGCCGAGATGGAGTGGTCGAAATAGGCGCGGATGCCAAATACTGGCTCAAAAAATGGGCAGATGAATTGCGGCCTGCAATTGGAGGTTGA
- a CDS encoding glycosyltransferase family 39 protein has product MLATILVLALGLRLYRLDGQSFWNDEGTSVALAGRSLAVITRSAAHDIHPPLYYYLLHFWIGLAGSSEAGARSLSVLTGVLVVATTYLLGKQLFGSNIGLLAALLSAFSPLGVYYSQEARMYIMVTLWAVLSIYLLVRLLDRPTYLMATFYLATTTLALYSHYFAAVLLVIENLIFLAWFVGQYRRRLRSLAKWLLLQVIILALYIPWVWMTREQLGIWPAISQPLSLQQLLADLARVFSLGLSVPAKTTPVVLIFTALLLIGLMPPVRYHKSNRKKEGVFAPRSLGAHIIVVLYLAIPIGALYLASLRRPMYDPKFLLWVMPAYYVLVARGICTLLPEQRSYRDVKAWLRALLAGMGFAFTLLAPLTSLANYYFDSQYARDDYRSIAHYIEVIEKTGDAILINAPSQIETFMLYYRGGLPIYPLPRQRPLDEDATQAELKEMITGRNRIFAIFWATDESDPHRFVETWLDEHAYKAIDSWYGDVRFVIYAVPCQSLGERIVHPVDARLGDSIRFRGYSLLTPEVEAGDILQLALFWEATSPIGHRYKVFVHAIDDHGHIVGQRDAEPGGGARLTTTWTPRELIVDNYGVPILPAVPPGRYQIEIGMYGLDDGVRLPIYVPGKAVDDKLLLEPVVVRRGSAPPLAILDLQHHREADCGPLQLLGFTLVRLGFEHDPNVPLRPGDIAHLTLFWLAKETPPSDATLTFRLHDYSGHPIAEWHTSVTEGFYPALIWLPGEIVRDQHNLPLPSGLTPGRYDLHLSLEYAPSAGIPSATLILTKITLEEGG; this is encoded by the coding sequence AGTTTCTGGAACGATGAGGGGACAAGCGTTGCCTTAGCAGGGCGCAGCCTCGCCGTGATCACGCGTAGTGCAGCCCATGATATCCATCCGCCGTTATATTATTATTTGTTGCATTTTTGGATCGGTTTGGCGGGGAGCAGCGAGGCCGGTGCGCGTTCATTGTCCGTGCTGACCGGGGTGCTGGTCGTAGCCACCACTTATTTGCTCGGAAAACAGCTTTTCGGCTCAAACATCGGGCTTCTTGCAGCACTATTATCGGCCTTCTCTCCATTGGGCGTCTATTACTCTCAAGAGGCGCGCATGTATATTATGGTTACGCTGTGGGCCGTGTTATCCATTTACTTACTCGTGCGCTTGCTTGACCGGCCAACCTATTTGATGGCCACCTTCTACTTGGCGACCACAACCCTGGCTCTGTACAGCCACTACTTTGCGGCAGTGCTTTTGGTGATCGAGAATCTTATTTTCCTGGCGTGGTTTGTTGGCCAGTACAGGCGCCGCCTCAGGTCATTAGCCAAGTGGCTGCTTCTCCAAGTCATCATCCTCGCCCTTTACATCCCCTGGGTTTGGATGACCCGGGAACAATTGGGTATCTGGCCTGCTATCAGCCAACCCCTGTCCTTGCAACAACTCCTCGCCGATCTGGCTCGTGTGTTCTCGCTGGGCCTTTCCGTTCCCGCAAAAACGACCCCTGTGGTGCTCATTTTTACGGCGCTATTGTTGATCGGGTTGATGCCCCCGGTTCGTTACCACAAAAGCAATAGAAAGAAAGAAGGAGTCTTTGCGCCCCGCTCGTTGGGTGCACATATCATCGTTGTACTCTACTTGGCTATACCCATTGGTGCCTTATATCTTGCCTCGCTGCGCCGGCCCATGTACGACCCCAAGTTCCTCCTCTGGGTAATGCCGGCTTACTATGTTTTGGTGGCGCGGGGAATTTGTACCCTCTTGCCAGAACAGCGATCATACCGCGACGTAAAGGCATGGCTCCGCGCTTTGTTAGCAGGCATGGGGTTTGCCTTTACGCTACTGGCCCCGCTGACTTCTCTTGCGAATTACTACTTCGACAGCCAATATGCTCGTGATGATTACCGGAGTATTGCGCATTATATCGAGGTCATCGAAAAAACGGGCGACGCTATTCTCATCAATGCACCAAGCCAAATTGAGACTTTCATGCTCTATTATCGCGGCGGGTTGCCAATCTACCCTTTGCCCAGGCAACGCCCGCTGGACGAAGATGCCACCCAGGCTGAATTGAAGGAGATGATTACCGGACGCAATCGCATTTTCGCTATCTTCTGGGCTACCGATGAGAGTGATCCGCACCGTTTTGTAGAGACATGGTTAGACGAACACGCATACAAGGCTATTGACTCTTGGTACGGAGATGTGCGCTTCGTTATCTACGCAGTTCCCTGCCAATCGCTCGGCGAACGGATTGTTCACCCAGTGGACGCTCGCTTGGGAGATAGCATTCGGTTCCGGGGTTACAGCCTACTCACCCCTGAAGTCGAAGCAGGGGATATTTTGCAACTTGCTCTGTTCTGGGAAGCGACTAGTCCGATTGGGCACCGATACAAGGTTTTCGTCCATGCTATAGACGACCACGGTCACATTGTGGGTCAGCGCGATGCGGAGCCAGGCGGTGGGGCTCGACTGACTACTACGTGGACGCCGAGGGAACTGATAGTGGATAATTACGGAGTGCCTATTCTCCCTGCCGTTCCACCCGGTCGCTACCAAATCGAAATTGGCATGTATGGCCTGGATGATGGCGTCCGCCTCCCTATTTACGTGCCTGGCAAGGCAGTGGATGACAAACTCCTGTTGGAGCCCGTGGTAGTGCGGCGTGGGTCTGCGCCACCACTGGCCATTCTGGATTTGCAGCACCACCGCGAAGCAGATTGTGGTCCCCTGCAATTGCTAGGGTTCACCCTGGTTCGCCTCGGTTTCGAGCACGACCCCAATGTGCCACTGCGCCCTGGGGATATTGCTCACCTGACGCTTTTCTGGCTCGCCAAAGAAACACCCCCATCGGATGCCACCCTAACCTTCCGCCTGCACGACTATTCCGGTCACCCCATCGCCGAGTGGCACACCTCGGTAACCGAAGGCTTCTACCCAGCATTGATATGGCTGCCAGGAGAGATTGTGCGGGATCAGCACAACCTGCCCCTTCCCAGCGGGCTGACACCTGGCCGTTACGACTTGCATTTGAGCCTCGAGTACGCGCCCTCGGCAGGCATTCCCTCCGCCACGCTGATCTTAACAAAGATAACTCTGGAGGAGGGCGGATAA
- the ccsA gene encoding cytochrome c biogenesis protein CcsA, with product MPGESAFISLACVITGVGFLALLIALIRRQETLDRSGQVLTVVASLAMLGSVIARGLATGHWPMATTYEFALAFACSTLLAALLLARRLGSGRGLVLALMMALLIEIYALLGVPDGDKIARPLLPALQTIWFEMHTFTAALAYGAGAATGGLGLMRILSHLGLWQDSLPEAERQDEVIESGVGFVFLFLSLSIITGAIWAQKAWGSYWSWDLKETWALITWFVYLLYFHRRSARHWRGMPLATLTVLGLACILFTYLGVGPLARAVGVYSLHAY from the coding sequence GTGCCGGGTGAGAGTGCCTTCATCTCGCTGGCCTGTGTGATCACAGGGGTAGGCTTCCTGGCCCTCCTGATAGCCTTGATCAGGCGGCAAGAGACGCTGGACCGGTCTGGCCAAGTGCTGACTGTGGTTGCATCACTGGCAATGTTAGGCAGCGTCATTGCCCGCGGGTTAGCAACGGGGCATTGGCCGATGGCGACCACCTACGAGTTTGCATTGGCTTTCGCTTGCAGCACTCTCCTCGCCGCACTCCTTTTGGCGCGGAGGCTTGGTTCTGGACGCGGCCTGGTGCTCGCCCTGATGATGGCATTGCTTATCGAAATCTATGCGCTCCTAGGGGTTCCAGATGGGGATAAGATTGCTCGACCGTTGCTCCCAGCGTTGCAGACGATATGGTTTGAGATGCACACCTTCACAGCGGCACTGGCCTATGGTGCAGGCGCGGCCACAGGGGGGCTGGGATTGATGCGGATCCTCTCCCATCTGGGCTTATGGCAGGACTCGCTACCAGAAGCAGAGCGGCAGGATGAGGTTATCGAAAGCGGCGTGGGCTTCGTTTTCTTATTCCTGAGTCTAAGCATTATCACTGGGGCCATTTGGGCTCAGAAGGCCTGGGGAAGTTACTGGAGTTGGGACCTTAAAGAGACTTGGGCGTTGATTACATGGTTCGTGTACTTGCTCTACTTTCATAGACGTTCAGCGCGTCATTGGCGCGGGATGCCCCTAGCGACGTTGACGGTATTGGGCCTGGCTTGCATTCTATTTACCTACTTGGGTGTAGGACCGTTGGCTCGTGCGGTAGGGGTATACAGTTTACACGCGTATTGA